The stretch of DNA AAACCGCAACGGGTAGAAGCAAGATCTGCCGGAAGTGCACGGGGTCCGCGCGAAGTCCGGAGTGCCCGGGGTGGCCGCGGCTCAGATGCCGGCCGCGGAGCACAAGGTGGCGGCCGTGGCGCAGGGCGCGGCCAAGGCAGAGGACACGGCAACTAACCATCCCTACGAGTACGCTATGCTATCATTGCGAAGTATTCGCTTGTTGCCGGAGTTTGCGTTTTTGATCAGTTTATTTAGCTGTCAGCTGGCGGCAGGTCAGGGGGTGGGTAGCGGGGAGCCAACCGGTAGCACTGCGGATAGCACCGCCCGTAGGGGGAGTTTCACGGCCGCCCTCAGCTACGGGAGTAACTCCTCATTTTTTGGCCGTACTCAAACAACGCGGTATCCTTATTTAGCAGCAGACCTCAGCTACAAAACGAAAGTAGGAGTCTGGGGCTCCCTGACCACCTATAACTTATTTAATACTACCACCTTAATTGATGAAACGGATGTAGCCGTTGGGTGGGATGGAGATTTATCAAAGTCAGTAGATGCTTCTGTAAGCTACTCGCGGTTCCTGTTTGCGCCCAACAGCCCGTTGGTCAAGTCAAGCGTTAATAACACCATTGATGGCTACGTTGGTCTGGACTGGCGCTACATATATACCCGTTTGAATGCCGCTTACTTATTTGGGACCAGCCAGGATTTATTCCTGATCCTGGATAACTCACGCTATTTCGGGTTCGATAATGTGCTTTCTGCCAAAGGCTATTTAGCTATTGAGCCTCGGGTGAGTGCTACGGCGGGCACCCAGCGCTTTGTAATTACCAGCTTGGAGCAACAGCTCAAGCGTAATGGCAACAACAATGGGAACGGGAACAGCGGTAGCAACGGTAATTCTGGCGGTAATGGAAACGGCAACGGAAATGGTAATGGAAATTCTGGGGGTAACGGCAACGGAAATAGTGGAGGGAATGGCAATGGAAATAGCGGTAACAGTAACTCAGGCACTATTACGGTTATCACTTCCACTAATAGCACCCGGTTTAGGATATTGAATTATGAGGTGCGCGTGCCCGTCACGTACTCAATAGGAGCAGTATCCTGGCAGGTGGCCTGGCGCTATGCCATCCCCGTAAACTTATTACCCGACGATATTTCTGGCGCACGCTCCTACTTTACCACTACTTTATCGCTGAATCTTTAGCCCACTGTCTGCCCTGCCCATGACTGTTTTAGTTGTTGAAGACGAGCGTACTCTGGCCCGGGAGTTGGGCATTTTCCTGCACCAGCAAAACTTTACCTGCACGGTAGCCCGCAACGCCCGAGAGGCCCGCGAGCAGCTGGCCGATACACCGTTCGACTTCGTGCTCCTCGACCTAGGCCTGCCCGATGGCGACGGATTGCAGTTGCTGGCTGAGGCCAAGCAGAATGAGATAACCGCAGCCTTTATCGTGCTCACGGCCCGTGGTGCTGTTGAAGACCGTATCAGTGGCCTAGAGCTAGGCGCCGATGACTACCTGGCCAAGCCCTTCTCCCTACCAGAACTACTAGCGCGCATGCACGCCATCACGCGCCGTCGCTTTGGGTTGCACAAGCCCATGGTAAACTGCGGAGAGTTTCACTTGGACCTGCAGAGCCGCCGAGTACTGTTTTCGGGTAATGAGGTTAGCCTTTCAGTGAAGGAGTTTGACGTACTGAGCTACTTGGTGCTGCACAAAAACCGAGTGTTAACTCGCCTGCAGCTAACTGAACACATCTGGGGCAACCTGCCTGCTTCGGGCTTCGATTCTAATTACATTGATGCCCATATTAAAAATCTGCGCAAAAAACTAAGCCAGTACAGCGAGGTAGAATGGCTTGAAACAGTGCGTGGCGTAGGATATCGGGTGAGGCAATTATAGGAGCCCTTTAGAAGTGGCCTAGCCCTAGTGAATTTCATTACCGTAAACACTTGTGCTCCGCAGGCAGTCAGCTATCTTGCTAAGCTAACTATCTGCCCTGCAGCAACTGTCGGTTTCGGCGTTCTTCTTCCCTGATTCCTTGCGTTCTTGAAGCTTACCACTAAATTTTCCCTTTTTAACGCTCTCTCCCGTGGGGCTATTCTGCTGCTGCTAGTGGGCGTACTTCCGCTGGCCATGAGCCGGTTGGCCCTGGTAACTACGGATCAGCGGCTGGCCCAGAAGAAGGAAAAAGTACTACAACTGATTCGGCGTAATGGTATCTCAGCCTTCATTGAGGGGGGGCAGTCGTCGTATGGTAGTTACAACCTACTGAAGGAGGAGTTCATTTCTCTGGAAGCCATACCGCCCGGCCCCAAGATCGACGTTATTGAGGACTCTAAGCGAGCTGTAGAGGACGAGATTGTGGAGTACCGCGTGTTAAGCTATTCCTTCGACCAAGGGGGTAAAAACTACCTGCTGGAGATTGGGCGCAGCACAGGCAGTATTGGCGAAACAGAGCGCAATTTTCGCAATTACGCCTTCTATATTCTACTGATTGCCATTGCCTTAACCACGCTGGCCGACCTAGCCTTTTTCCGGTATCTGCTGGAGCCATTCTATACGATCATCCGGCAGCGGCTGAAGAATGCGCATCACCCGGCGGCCTTCAACTTCGCTCCCATCCCCACGAACACCGACGATTTTCGCTACCTCGACGAGAGCCTGCGCGAAATGATGACGACCATTCAAGCCTCCTTTACCAAAGAGCGCAAGTTTATTGCTGATGCTTCGCACGAACTGCTTACCCCGCTAGCAGCCCTGCAGTATCGTTTTGATAACATGCTCACCGACGAGAGCCTTTCCAATGAAAACCTGTTGCGCGTGGTGGAGTCGCAGCGCACCGTGCACCGGCTGCGCACCATCATCAAGTCGCTGCTGATGATTTCCAAGATTGAAAACGACCAGTTTACCCGCACGGAAACCGTATCGTTGAGCCAATTGGTAGCCGAGGTGAGCGAGGAAGTGCAGGACCGCCTGACCGTGTTGGACCTGACCTTAACGCACGAGATAAAGCCAGACTTTGACGTAGTGAACTGCAACCGTGGGCTGCTGTTTACACTGCTGTTTAACCTGGTGAATAACGCCATTAAATATAACCGCGAGGGAGGCCTGATTTACGTACTAGGCCGCCCTGCCCTAACCACCGGTTATGAGCTAGAAATCAGAGATACTGGCCTAGGCATTAGCAAGGAACAGCTACCGCGGCTGTTTCAGCGTTTCGACAAAGGCACCACCGCCGACTCCGACAGCTACGGCCTGGGCCTATCCATCGTCCGGACTATTGCCGACCTGCATGGTATCAAGATCGAGGTAAACTCTATTGAAGGGCTGGGCACCTCTTTCCTGCTGAATTTCCCAACACCTGAGGCTACCTCACACCACGCCGGGGCCCAGCGCCATACGGTGAGCTAGGTCTTCAATAGCAGTGCGCCGGGCCAGCACGGCGAGCCACTCGGTAGGAATAGCCACTTCGCCGTAATAGAGGGCAGCTAGGCCACCCGTTACGGCGCCGGTAGTGTCGGTATCGTCGCCGAGGTTTACGGCGGCCAGTACGGTTTCGGGGAAGGTATCATAGCGCAGCAGGCACCACAGGGCCGCTTCCAGGGTGTGCATTACGTAGCCACCGCTGTTGATTGCTGTGACGTGCAAGTCAAGCAGACGGCCGCTGAGAATACGCTCAAAGTGGTCGGCTTCGCGAGCAGGTGTGTTGAGCTTGTACAGTTGGGCCGGCGCTTCGGCGCACAGCTTGGTATAGGCTTCCATTGAGGTAAGGCCGGCGCGCAGGTGCCGAGCCACTTCGAGGTAGAGAAAGCAGGCTACTGCTGCGCGAATGTGGCCGTGCGTTACAGCGGACACCTCGAAGATCCGTTGAAACCGGCTCTCTACTGTGGCCTCAGGGTGATAGAACGCCAAGGGCAAAATTCGCATCAACGAGCCATTTCCGTTGCTGTATTCATCTGTACCGCCGGCCCGAACCAGGTCAGGGTTCGACTCTAACCGCTGAATGGCCTCCCGCGTTGTGATACCGATATCAAACACGGAACCGTGAGGCGTCCAGAAGTTACTGGAGTACCAGCGGCAGCAGTTACGGGCCACTTTTTTCAGGCTGAAACCATCGGCAATGGCCTCCGCCAGGCAAAACGTGAGCGAGGCATCATCCGACCAGGTACCGGCGGGTTGGTTATGCGTCCCGTAGGCCTGCATGTGCACCACGGGCAGCTGCTGACGCGCGGCACGACTTTGAAACTCAACCGGCTCGCCCAGAGCATCACCCACTGCCAGGCCTAGCAGCGCCGCTCTAATCTGCTGCTCCAATAGCTTGCCGCTGGATATTATTGCTGTTGACTCCACAATAGTCAGGATAATTTATTGATGGTTTTCCTTGATAATGGGCAGCACTTCCCGCAGGCTCTGGATAATATAAGTAGGATTCTGAGCTAGACTGTCGGCTTCCTGCCCGAAGCCGTAGCTTGCCCAGCACGAAGCAATTCCGCAGTTGCGGGCAAACTTCAGGTCGGTGGCCGTATCACCAATCATGAGGGTGCTAGCCAAGCTGTGGTCAGGAAAGCGTGGCTGAATCAACTGCGTGAACAGATCGGGAGCGGGTTTGAGAGCTACTCGCTCACCGGCCGCATTTGTGCTGCCATCACCCAGCACGAGCAACGCATACTGGCGCAGGCCTAGGCGAGACAGGGAATCCTCCAGAATGGGTAAGCCCTTGTTACTGAGCACTACAATTTGCGCGCCCTGGGCCGTGGCAGCCGCCAACACTTCTAACGCTCCCGCAAATGGTTGTACAAGGGGTTCGGCTTCGGTGGCATAGAGGTGGCGGTAAACCGGCAGCCAGTTGTCGGGCAGAGCCGTGGAGCCGGCGGGGTAAAACCGGCCTAGCGTTTGGGCCAGCGGGAGGCCTTGGTGCACTACGCCTTCCAGCACTTCAGGCAGGGGCTCTGGGTGGTCTAGCTCCTGAAAGGTGCGGCGCAAGGCGTGGCCAATGGCCTGCCGGGTATCACACAGGGTTCCATCGTAGTCAAACAGCAATAAGGAATAAGGCATACAGACAAGGCACAATAAGGCCCGAAAGTACGGTAGGGCACCAAAGAATTCACTTGTATTTGTCTTTACGGTGCTGCCTACGAGAATACACTTGTGAAGTAACCATTTTATCTGGTCCCAACCAGCTACCCGGTTACAGAGCTGGCATCGAGCACTTAGCTAATCTTAAGTCACAGTGGATCAGAGCCTAATATTGTAACAGACTGACACTAATTAATCCAGCTTTTTCAAAAAAGTATAAGCAGAGGAACTTTTTCCACATCAGCGGCTGACTTTTTTTCAATTGTCTCGGAATATGGCCGGACATTTGCCAAGCCTTCAACAACACTAGCACTTCCTCGCGCTTCTCACTATTCTATTTATGGCAAGAATCTTTCTTCTCCTTTGGCTCTTTTTGGCGGCACTCGTTGACGCTAGTCCGGCTTTAGCCGACCAGGGTGGCCCCGCGGCCCGCGCAAAAATGCGCGGCAAAGTGTACGTTCACCGCCCCAATTACAAGTACTACGCTCGAAGTAAGCGCACTAAGAACTCCCAGAAGCGTTGGTATCAGTTCTGGAAGCGCCGCAAAGCCAAGAAAGCGACTCCCGCTCCTGCCCGTCCATCACGCAACCAAACGCTTGGTGGGAGCTAATAGCTTCTAAACCAGCAATAAACAACAGGGCTTTCCTATCTGGAAAGCCCTGTTGTTTTGGTATATAGCTAAATTGCCGTCGCGCCAACGGTAAAACTTATTACAGGGTTACGCAATTTTTGAGCTGCCTTCGAGGTTATTAAAGCAACACTAATTCTGGTTTGCTTTATGTACAGAATACTTCTTCTATTTTTTGCGCTGCTGCTGGCCAGCAACGTTGAATCGGTGGCAGCCCGCCCAACGGCGTATGCTCGAGCTAAAATGAAGGGTCGGAGTTACACGCACCGCCCTTTTTATAAAAAGTATAAAGGCCGTAAATCCAGCAAAAAACGTGGCTTCCTTAGCCGCAAAGGAACTTCTAGCAAATCTACCTACCGCGTAGGCCACTCTACCCGGTAAGTATTTTGACATTACAACTCGTAAAAATCGGGTCAGGGAGCTTCTAAGCTTTCTGACCCGATTTTTTAGTGAGCGGCCTGCGCATACCATGCCCGGCGTACCTGAATCAGGAGGCGCTCAGCAGCTACCTGATCTGGAGCCGTGAGCAAGTGAGAGGTGGCAAAGGCGGCTTCTACCTGCTCCAACAGGGCCTCGGCCATCTGCAGCAGCTCTTCGTATTGAAACTCCCCTCGCCGAATTTGGAGCAGAAACTCCCGATCTGGCCGGCGCACTTGTAGCTGCCCCGTAAGGGCAATTTCGTGGGCCATGCGCAACAGCCGAAACACGTGCAGCATGTTCTTGGCATCATAATTTTTGCCGTGCTGCACGGTGTTTTGGTAGCGCTCGGCGTTGCGCTTCTGCACCCACTCGTGGTACTCCCGGTACACGCGGCAGTAGCTGCTATAGCCATTGCGGTTGAAGCTCAGGTAAGCCACTGGCTCCTCACCTTTAGGCACGGAGGTAAGCTGCACGTCCTGCGAGGTTTCGGCATCACGCACCAAGCCCCGGTACCCGAGCGTACCACTCGGGGATGCATCCACGAACAGCGCGTACAGGTCCTGGAGGTGCGGCACGTTGGCCAGCCCGCACTGCTCTGCCGTAAGGTGTTGCTCAGCTAGCCACTGGCCTACCGGCTGGGCCCCGGCTCCTGCCGTAACGTAACAAAAGTCCAGCACCGACTTGCGGCCGGGTGGCTCGGGGTGGTTGATCTTCTTGTTGAGGCCCCGGGCTTTTCTGATTTGGGCCGCGGCGTACTCGGCAAAGCTTTGCAGACAGAGCTGAGAGAGAAAATCTTCGGGCCGAAAGGCTTCAAACAATGGGTGCCGGAAAATCACACAGTCAGCGGGGGTACCGAGCAGCTCCAGCACCGTGGGGTTGTTTTTGAGCAAAAGCTCCACGAAGCGGCGCAGCTCATAAAACACCTCGTCGTTGGTTTCATTCGCTACCTGCGGTACGTACTCCAGGCCATAGAATTCAGCTTCGGGCAGAATGAATACGCCTTTCAGATCAGAATCAGAATGTGGTAGATTAGTACCATACGCGCGGCTGCCGCTGATGGCTTCAAAAAGGATTAAGCCGCGCTGGCGCAGCTCGGTAATAGTGAGCATATTTCTACGTAAGAGCAAGAACGGTATCAGGATGCAGAACCAAGTACAGTTACGGCAGACCAAACAAGCTGACCTAGAGCAGCTGTTTTACTTTCAGCTTGATGAAGAGGCAGGTTACCTGGCAGCCTTTATGCCGGCAAACCATACCAACAAAGAGGCCTACTTAGAAAAATACACCCGTTTTCTGCATGCCCCAACCATCAACATGCAGACCATTATGGTTGGGGAAACTATCGTGGGCAGTATCGCTAAGTTTATACTGGAAGGCGACGCCGAAATCACCTATTGGCTAGATCGGCGCTTTTGGGGTAAAGGCATTGCCACCTCCGCCCTGAGGAATTTTCTAGCTGTTGAAGGCACTAGGCCTATTCGGGGGCGAGTTGCCTTTGACAACGTGAGCTCACAGAAGGTGTTGGAAAACTGCGGGTTTGTGAAAATCAGCACCGACAAAGGATTCGCTAATGCGCGCCAGACCGAGATAGTTGAATTTATCTACCAGCTGAAACAGTAGCAACCACCGGCGACTGCAGCCACTCAAACACGGCAGCGTTAGAGCTGTGCAGCAGCTTCAGAGCCTTGCGTAACTCCCAACCAGCCAAGTCCAGCTCATCGTCAACGGGAAAATTCAGGGTATCGGGGCCCTCATCCAGCGTTAGGTACCACTCGGCAGGATGCACATACAAGAAGCGCACATCATAGTCCGAATCCGGCGACGGGAAGCCCCACGCCCGGCTCCCCGACTCGCAAGCGTACAGGATGCGGATATTGTGGGAGGTTTCAAACTGAATAAGAGCGGTTTGGATGCGAGTAAGCATAGAAATAGTAAGTCCTTACTGCAGATAGGAGCGCATAAGGTAGCGCTACACTACTGCTGTAATTGTAAGAGGTTGGTAAGCGGCGCAATTCCCGTATGCTCATTGCTGCCCCTGGCCTGGGACCTCAATAAGCTATAAAGGAGGCTAATGCAAATTTAATGAGGTGCCCTGCCATGGCTTAAAGCTCCGAATACTCAGTCGGGCGCAGGAACACGATGTCGATGTGCGACACGTTGTTCTGATACTCGGGCAGGCTGGATAATTTCTTCCACTCCGGGTCGCTGCCGAAGGCTTTCCAATGCGCTTCCCTAGCTGGCATATTCGGGAAAGAGGTCATGTACATCAGGTTCGGCATTTTTGAGCCGAAGACCACTTCCCCATAGAAAATAGCATTAAAGTCGAGGCGGGAGAATAGCTTAATCTCCCCTCCGGCATTAAACATCTGCACTTTATTCCGGAATATCTTCTCGCTGGCCCCTTCATAGCTCCGCAGCTCATATACCCGTTCGTTTTTGGGCGCACTAAATCGCGGAGCAATTAGGTCGGTCATTTCCTCGAAGGGCTTGATAAAGACTGTTTCTAAGCGGCTGTAAGCCGGGTTATTATGGGCGGCGTTTACATAGGTGCCCCCAGCTGCGAGGAGCTTGTTGGTGGTTTCCTTGGTTACTTTCTCCCACTGCTTGAGCGAGCTATAAGGAGTCAAAACATAAATCCGTCTATCAGCGGCCGTATCGTTACCGATGGGTTTGAACACGCCAATGGTAGCAATACCAGCGGCGTGCAGAGCCGGCATATACTGGAGTTGCAGGAAACTATCAATCACCGCTTCCTGCTGGCTGGTTTTGAGGTGGTACACCTTAAGCTCCAGATAAGCGGGCCGCCCCGCCGGGGTGGTTGCCGCAGCATGCCCACTACCCAACCCACATGCGAAGAGAATAGTGATAATCACCAACTGAAGTTGTTTCATGTACAGGACAGATTACTGAATAACGGTAAAGAAAGAACCCTCCAGTCAGTTGGCTGGCTTAACTCAGGGCGGGGCTTACTCCTTAAAGCCGCGGGTCTATGGCCTCACTTTCCAGCGCCAGCACCCCAAATACGCACTGGTGTACCTCGCGCAGCGGCGCCCCGGCCACAAAGCGCTCCAGGCCTTCTACCCCAAGCGCAAATTCGCGGAGGGCGAGGTTGCGCTTACTTTTCACGGCCCGCTCCCGCAGGCGCTCCAGATTGCCAGGCAGCAGATAGTCGGGGCCATAGATGATGCGCAGGTACTCGCGGCCCCGGCACTTGAGGGCGGGCTGCACCAGGTTTTGCCGCCCTCCGGGAATAAAGTCATAGGGTTTCACTACCATACCTTCGCCTCCGGCTGCGGTGAGGTCAGTCCACCACTGGGTGGCAGCCTCCACATCCGCAACATCCTGGAGGTGCACTACGCGGTAGGGTGTGGCCCTGAGCAAAGCCTCGTCGGCGAGGCAAATGGCGCGCAGGGTTTCCATTTGCCAGGCGTGGTCCTTGTCGAAGTAAGTGCGGCCTTCGGTAGCGAGCAGGTGGAAAGGCGCCAGGCGCAGGTCAGCAAGACTCTCCACGGGCCAGCTGTAGCGCCGGTAAGCCTCGGCGTAGTGCTGAGCGGCGGTTTGGCGGGCGGTAGTGC from Hymenobacter taeanensis encodes:
- a CDS encoding ADP-ribosylglycohydrolase family protein → MESTAIISSGKLLEQQIRAALLGLAVGDALGEPVEFQSRAARQQLPVVHMQAYGTHNQPAGTWSDDASLTFCLAEAIADGFSLKKVARNCCRWYSSNFWTPHGSVFDIGITTREAIQRLESNPDLVRAGGTDEYSNGNGSLMRILPLAFYHPEATVESRFQRIFEVSAVTHGHIRAAVACFLYLEVARHLRAGLTSMEAYTKLCAEAPAQLYKLNTPAREADHFERILSGRLLDLHVTAINSGGYVMHTLEAALWCLLRYDTFPETVLAAVNLGDDTDTTGAVTGGLAALYYGEVAIPTEWLAVLARRTAIEDLAHRMALGPGVV
- a CDS encoding DNA polymerase beta superfamily protein; its protein translation is MLTITELRQRGLILFEAISGSRAYGTNLPHSDSDLKGVFILPEAEFYGLEYVPQVANETNDEVFYELRRFVELLLKNNPTVLELLGTPADCVIFRHPLFEAFRPEDFLSQLCLQSFAEYAAAQIRKARGLNKKINHPEPPGRKSVLDFCYVTAGAGAQPVGQWLAEQHLTAEQCGLANVPHLQDLYALFVDASPSGTLGYRGLVRDAETSQDVQLTSVPKGEEPVAYLSFNRNGYSSYCRVYREYHEWVQKRNAERYQNTVQHGKNYDAKNMLHVFRLLRMAHEIALTGQLQVRRPDREFLLQIRRGEFQYEELLQMAEALLEQVEAAFATSHLLTAPDQVAAERLLIQVRRAWYAQAAH
- a CDS encoding NIPSNAP family protein, yielding MKQLQLVIITILFACGLGSGHAAATTPAGRPAYLELKVYHLKTSQQEAVIDSFLQLQYMPALHAAGIATIGVFKPIGNDTAADRRIYVLTPYSSLKQWEKVTKETTNKLLAAGGTYVNAAHNNPAYSRLETVFIKPFEEMTDLIAPRFSAPKNERVYELRSYEGASEKIFRNKVQMFNAGGEIKLFSRLDFNAIFYGEVVFGSKMPNLMYMTSFPNMPAREAHWKAFGSDPEWKKLSSLPEYQNNVSHIDIVFLRPTEYSEL
- a CDS encoding GNAT family N-acetyltransferase; protein product: MSIFLRKSKNGIRMQNQVQLRQTKQADLEQLFYFQLDEEAGYLAAFMPANHTNKEAYLEKYTRFLHAPTINMQTIMVGETIVGSIAKFILEGDAEITYWLDRRFWGKGIATSALRNFLAVEGTRPIRGRVAFDNVSSQKVLENCGFVKISTDKGFANARQTEIVEFIYQLKQ
- a CDS encoding response regulator transcription factor, translated to MTVLVVEDERTLARELGIFLHQQNFTCTVARNAREAREQLADTPFDFVLLDLGLPDGDGLQLLAEAKQNEITAAFIVLTARGAVEDRISGLELGADDYLAKPFSLPELLARMHAITRRRFGLHKPMVNCGEFHLDLQSRRVLFSGNEVSLSVKEFDVLSYLVLHKNRVLTRLQLTEHIWGNLPASGFDSNYIDAHIKNLRKKLSQYSEVEWLETVRGVGYRVRQL
- a CDS encoding sensor histidine kinase, with the translated sequence MKLTTKFSLFNALSRGAILLLLVGVLPLAMSRLALVTTDQRLAQKKEKVLQLIRRNGISAFIEGGQSSYGSYNLLKEEFISLEAIPPGPKIDVIEDSKRAVEDEIVEYRVLSYSFDQGGKNYLLEIGRSTGSIGETERNFRNYAFYILLIAIALTTLADLAFFRYLLEPFYTIIRQRLKNAHHPAAFNFAPIPTNTDDFRYLDESLREMMTTIQASFTKERKFIADASHELLTPLAALQYRFDNMLTDESLSNENLLRVVESQRTVHRLRTIIKSLLMISKIENDQFTRTETVSLSQLVAEVSEEVQDRLTVLDLTLTHEIKPDFDVVNCNRGLLFTLLFNLVNNAIKYNREGGLIYVLGRPALTTGYELEIRDTGLGISKEQLPRLFQRFDKGTTADSDSYGLGLSIVRTIADLHGIKIEVNSIEGLGTSFLLNFPTPEATSHHAGAQRHTVS
- a CDS encoding HAD family hydrolase, with product MPYSLLLFDYDGTLCDTRQAIGHALRRTFQELDHPEPLPEVLEGVVHQGLPLAQTLGRFYPAGSTALPDNWLPVYRHLYATEAEPLVQPFAGALEVLAAATAQGAQIVVLSNKGLPILEDSLSRLGLRQYALLVLGDGSTNAAGERVALKPAPDLFTQLIQPRFPDHSLASTLMIGDTATDLKFARNCGIASCWASYGFGQEADSLAQNPTYIIQSLREVLPIIKENHQ
- a CDS encoding nucleotidyltransferase domain-containing protein, which produces MLTRIQTALIQFETSHNIRILYACESGSRAWGFPSPDSDYDVRFLYVHPAEWYLTLDEGPDTLNFPVDDELDLAGWELRKALKLLHSSNAAVFEWLQSPVVATVSAGR